The Lepeophtheirus salmonis unplaced genomic scaffold, UVic_Lsal_1.4 unplaced_contig_11384_pilon, whole genome shotgun sequence genome contains a region encoding:
- the LOC121130736 gene encoding uncharacterized protein encodes MASEANSTIFSPDGRLLQVEYALKASAQGSNITFTINDNKVTLAREIKNLSPMIEPEDFLHPISENKYLVFSGLVPDFYVLKKAAVIISTNYKKRTSEEISTRELVAELSDFVQYGTLSGKRPYGVQILVIGIEEIPLCFIIESDGNFIEYFAGSIGRKKEDVISYMEKGEISPNSAYKAIFDVVQNDTKKIEAVEMFLGG; translated from the coding sequence ATGGCGTCTGAAGCAAACTCAACAATATTCTCACCCGATGGAAGACTATTACAGGTAGAATATGCCTTAAAAGCATCAGCACAGGGCAGTAACATAACTTTTACTATTAATGATAACAAAGTAACACTTGCAAGAGAGATTAAAAATTTGAGCCCAATGATTGAACCAGAAGACTTTTTACATCCCATTtcagaaaataagtatttagtaTTTTCAGGACTCGTCCctgatttttatgttttaaaaaaggcaGCAGTCATTATTtccacaaattataaaaaaagaacgaGTGAAGAAATATCAACGAGAGAGCTCGTTGCAGAATTAAGTGATTTCGTTCAATACGGTACGTTATCTGGAAAAAGGCCATATGGTGTTCAAATCTTAGTAATAGGAATAGAGGAGATTcctctttgttttattatcgaGTCAGATGGTaactttattgaatattttgcagGATCTATTGGAAGAAAGAAGGAGGATGTTATTTCGTATATGGAAAAAGGTGAAATTTCTCCTAATTCTGCATATAAAGCCATATTTGATGTTGTTCAGAATgacactaaaaaaattgaagctgTAGAAATGTTTTTAGGAGGA